From Chryseobacterium gallinarum, one genomic window encodes:
- the folP gene encoding dihydropteroate synthase: protein MLTRSNAPAYSINCNGRLVQLDIPKIMGILNLTPDSFSDGGKFNNENSALKHAEKLVKEGAEIIDIGPQSTRPHAEFLSSREEIRRIGNTISRIKKEFPEILISLDTFYAETVRFGYNEGVDIINDISGGQYDEKMFDTAAETKLPYILMHINPSYETMHDKIRFEDITLEVNRYFSKKVHDLLQKGVKDIILDPGFGFGKTVEDQMKMIHEVEYLGFERFPLLIGISRKSFIYKPLGKSPLDINEETQKLHMKVLEQGAKIVRVHDVAEARETLMRFLQKK, encoded by the coding sequence ATGCTAACTCGTTCAAATGCTCCTGCGTATTCCATCAACTGTAATGGCAGGCTGGTACAACTTGATATTCCGAAAATCATGGGAATCCTTAATCTGACTCCGGATTCGTTCTCCGATGGTGGAAAATTCAACAATGAGAATTCAGCGTTGAAACATGCAGAAAAACTGGTGAAAGAGGGTGCAGAAATTATTGATATCGGACCACAGTCTACACGCCCTCATGCTGAATTTTTAAGCAGCAGGGAAGAGATAAGAAGAATAGGAAACACCATCTCCCGGATTAAAAAAGAATTTCCGGAAATATTGATTTCCCTGGATACTTTTTATGCTGAAACAGTAAGATTCGGATATAACGAAGGAGTTGATATAATCAACGATATTTCAGGAGGGCAATATGACGAAAAAATGTTTGATACAGCAGCAGAAACAAAACTTCCTTACATTTTAATGCATATAAATCCGTCCTATGAAACCATGCATGATAAAATCAGATTTGAGGATATTACTTTGGAAGTTAACCGCTATTTTTCCAAAAAGGTACATGATCTCTTACAGAAGGGAGTAAAAGATATCATCCTTGACCCTGGTTTCGGGTTTGGAAAAACAGTTGAAGACCAGATGAAAATGATTCATGAAGTTGAATATCTTGGTTTTGAAAGATTTCCTTTATTAATAGGAATTTCCAGAAAATCATTTATCTATAAACCTCTTGGAAAATCTCCTTTGGATATCAACGAAGAGACACAAAAACTCCATATGAAAGTTTTGGAACAAGGCGCTAAGATTGTAAGAGTTCATGATGTAGCTGAAGCCAGGGAAACTCTCATGCGATTTTTGCAGAAAAAATAA
- a CDS encoding BT_3928 family protein, translating into MIKGLLRFIIAVIFILSGFVKAVDLVGFSFKMEEYFSPAVFNMPFFEKFALLFSIIVVMLELFLGFMLLLKLKLKFTLSALIVLCIFFGFLTFYSAYFNVVTDCGCFGDAIKFTPWQSFIKDIVLLAGLIILFILYKKEFRKKDSYGYNNDRKESSGKFKYYILGAFSLVMIYIMTRGIMHEPLIDFRDYKIGTNLKTEKEKINKNPSEYKTFYSLKNQKTGEVVKVNQDDYIKETQYWEEGSPWKIEEGKNESVLVKEGYKSEIVKFKIEDPSGAEITESIINAPKAIVVFSYHPKEVPADLLQKVEAKVNAQKGALIYGVSTDPNTFKTIKNAMMDGTGIKTIARSNPFVLILENGKIVDKQPAKDYVK; encoded by the coding sequence ATGATCAAAGGTTTATTACGCTTTATTATTGCAGTTATTTTTATCCTGTCCGGCTTTGTAAAAGCTGTGGATCTGGTAGGTTTTTCTTTCAAAATGGAAGAATATTTTTCGCCTGCTGTTTTCAATATGCCATTTTTTGAAAAATTTGCGCTGCTGTTTTCAATTATTGTTGTTATGTTGGAACTTTTCCTTGGATTTATGCTGCTGCTTAAATTAAAGCTTAAATTTACCTTATCAGCCTTAATCGTGCTTTGTATTTTCTTTGGGTTCCTCACCTTCTATTCTGCTTACTTCAATGTAGTTACTGATTGCGGATGTTTTGGTGATGCTATTAAATTTACTCCATGGCAAAGCTTCATCAAGGATATTGTTCTTCTGGCCGGACTTATTATTTTGTTTATACTCTACAAAAAAGAATTCCGTAAAAAGGATTCATATGGATATAACAATGACAGAAAGGAATCTTCAGGGAAGTTTAAATATTATATTTTAGGGGCTTTTTCTCTTGTAATGATTTACATTATGACTCGGGGAATTATGCATGAGCCATTGATTGACTTCCGGGATTATAAAATTGGTACCAATCTGAAAACGGAAAAGGAAAAAATCAATAAAAATCCTTCCGAATATAAAACCTTCTATTCTCTTAAAAACCAGAAAACAGGAGAAGTTGTAAAGGTTAATCAGGATGATTACATCAAAGAGACCCAATATTGGGAAGAAGGCTCTCCATGGAAAATTGAGGAAGGGAAAAATGAATCTGTCCTTGTAAAAGAAGGTTACAAATCGGAGATTGTGAAATTCAAAATTGAAGATCCTTCGGGAGCGGAAATTACGGAATCAATTATTAATGCTCCCAAAGCTATCGTTGTATTCTCCTACCATCCTAAAGAGGTACCTGCTGACCTGCTTCAAAAAGTAGAGGCAAAAGTTAATGCCCAAAAAGGAGCACTGATCTATGGAGTTTCAACGGATCCGAACACCTTTAAAACCATCAAAAATGCAATGATGGACGGGACCGGTATTAAAACCATTGCGCGAAGTAACCCTTTTGTACTGATCCTGGAAAATGGAAAAATTGTAGATAAGCAACCTGCAAAAGATTATGTCAAATAG
- a CDS encoding esterase-like activity of phytase family protein: protein MKRLLLSVLMLTVLVSCNKDDETAHNQDINYSKLPQEFPFSKLATVNGVDVINGGFGSGAAAHPTRKGEFYVITDRGPNTDYLNGKKFLAPNFSPTIMHFKINAEGNIEVIKYIKLKNPSGQPITGLPNPVGMGSTGETAYDASGNVLGTDNYGLDSESIVAAADGTFWVSDEYGPHIVHYSAEGVEIERISPIGVNTGTRKLPAVLAKRRANRGMEGLCITPDGTTLVGAMQSMMHVPSKALAKNTTLTRIVTFDIATGKTRQFLYKQDGGASDSVCDITAISNNEFLVIERDGNFGSQGGIKKVYRINLSGATDVNGPDIAAVDGMKINNKALEECSWDEITNAGIKTVSKTLAVDLVARLGYEHDKFEGIVYLGNNKLAVFNDDDFGVVDDGNGNPKAKILPKTGKVDKGTMYVVDIQ, encoded by the coding sequence ATGAAAAGATTACTATTATCTGTTTTGATGTTAACGGTATTGGTTTCTTGTAACAAAGATGACGAAACTGCCCATAACCAGGATATTAATTACTCTAAACTTCCTCAGGAGTTTCCTTTTTCAAAATTAGCAACGGTAAATGGTGTGGATGTCATTAATGGAGGTTTTGGATCAGGTGCGGCTGCACACCCTACAAGAAAAGGGGAATTTTATGTCATTACAGACAGAGGACCTAATACGGATTACCTGAACGGGAAAAAGTTTTTGGCTCCCAATTTCAGTCCAACAATCATGCATTTTAAAATTAATGCCGAAGGAAATATTGAGGTGATCAAATATATTAAGCTTAAAAATCCATCAGGACAACCTATCACAGGTCTACCCAACCCTGTAGGAATGGGGAGTACAGGTGAAACGGCTTACGATGCTTCAGGAAATGTACTGGGAACAGACAATTATGGTCTCGACAGTGAAAGTATTGTTGCAGCAGCAGACGGTACCTTCTGGGTTTCCGATGAGTATGGCCCTCACATTGTACATTATAGTGCAGAGGGTGTAGAGATAGAAAGAATAAGTCCGATAGGCGTTAATACAGGAACAAGAAAACTTCCCGCTGTGCTGGCAAAAAGAAGGGCCAACAGGGGAATGGAAGGGCTTTGTATAACTCCTGACGGTACTACTTTAGTGGGAGCCATGCAGTCTATGATGCATGTTCCAAGCAAGGCTTTGGCTAAAAATACTACCTTAACCAGAATTGTCACTTTTGATATTGCTACAGGGAAGACCAGACAATTTTTATATAAACAGGACGGGGGAGCCTCTGATTCAGTTTGTGACATTACTGCAATAAGTAATAATGAATTCCTGGTGATTGAGAGAGACGGAAACTTCGGGTCACAGGGCGGAATAAAAAAAGTATACAGAATAAACCTGAGCGGAGCAACAGATGTAAACGGACCGGATATTGCCGCTGTTGACGGAATGAAAATCAATAATAAAGCTTTGGAAGAGTGTAGTTGGGATGAAATTACCAACGCCGGGATTAAAACGGTTTCTAAAACATTAGCTGTAGATCTGGTTGCCAGGTTAGGATATGAACATGATAAATTTGAAGGAATTGTTTATTTAGGAAATAATAAACTCGCTGTTTTCAATGATGATGATTTCGGGGTAGTAGATGATGGAAACGGTAACCCTAAAGCAAAAATACTACCTAAAACAGGCAAGGTAGATAAAGGAACAATGTACGTAGTCGATATTCAATAA
- a CDS encoding TerB family tellurite resistance protein — protein MQKSNKSIAGYHLLMILSSVDGEFAPEEGMLVQQYLADEFPFRMNLDNELEILALLQPEEWKDHFEFHARCFHDDSTEEERVKFVKFAKSLIKADHKVTEEEHTFYVLLKNLWGL, from the coding sequence ATGCAAAAATCAAATAAATCTATCGCCGGCTATCACCTGTTAATGATCCTTTCTTCCGTAGACGGAGAATTTGCCCCTGAAGAAGGAATGCTGGTACAACAATATTTAGCGGATGAATTTCCATTCCGAATGAATCTTGATAATGAGCTGGAAATCCTTGCTTTACTACAACCTGAGGAATGGAAAGATCATTTTGAATTTCACGCCAGATGTTTCCATGATGATTCTACGGAAGAGGAACGCGTAAAATTTGTAAAATTTGCGAAATCATTAATCAAAGCAGATCATAAAGTAACTGAGGAAGAACATACTTTTTATGTTCTTCTGAAAAATCTGTGGGGATTATAA
- a CDS encoding YncE family protein: MKKIYFLILAFVIFFANAQTEAVLVLNEGGAGSNNAEISLISNQSVTNNYFKTHNNNAALGDTAQDIKIYGDRIFVVLNISNQIKVINKSDFSLITTISANLDNPRYIAFSGNKFYVTNWGGSGSTENYVAVYDLNTYTHETNIPVGSGPEKIYSKDNRLYVLLKGGFGINQFMDVINTSTNTVESQVNVGDFPHSIFEKDQFLYIMSFGNPYTSNSSGTFTVYNTVTQSTVSSTAFPAGTKPSFMDTDGTNIYYMKDASIYKTPIATPSFSTTPIATAPITVTGYGAAYGFNIVNNTIYVADPKGYIAPGKIYTYDLQGTLQNTFTVTMLPNQIIAYNNSAPPSLSTVENTKASKLSLYPNPANSKFFVQGLNSGNIQVYDANGRKVINAQYTQNGIDINTLPKGTYIVKITDKSTNFTEKLIIK; encoded by the coding sequence ATGAAGAAAATCTATTTTCTTATTCTTGCATTTGTCATTTTTTTTGCAAATGCTCAAACTGAAGCCGTTTTAGTGCTTAATGAAGGTGGTGCCGGCAGTAATAATGCCGAAATATCGCTGATCTCCAATCAATCAGTTACCAATAACTATTTTAAAACCCACAACAATAATGCTGCATTGGGGGATACGGCACAGGACATTAAAATTTATGGTGACAGAATTTTTGTGGTCCTGAATATTTCCAATCAGATAAAAGTCATCAATAAGTCTGACTTTTCTTTGATCACCACAATCTCTGCCAATCTGGATAATCCGAGATATATTGCCTTCAGCGGAAACAAATTTTATGTAACCAACTGGGGAGGTTCCGGTTCTACAGAAAATTATGTAGCCGTTTATGACCTCAATACCTACACGCATGAAACCAATATTCCGGTTGGAAGCGGACCCGAAAAAATTTACAGCAAAGACAACAGATTATATGTTTTGCTAAAAGGAGGTTTTGGAATCAACCAATTTATGGATGTGATCAATACTTCTACCAATACAGTTGAATCCCAGGTAAACGTTGGTGATTTTCCACACAGCATTTTTGAAAAAGATCAGTTTCTTTATATCATGAGTTTCGGAAATCCCTACACCTCAAACTCTTCTGGAACATTTACAGTCTATAATACAGTAACTCAAAGTACCGTTTCAAGTACTGCATTTCCGGCAGGAACAAAACCTTCTTTTATGGATACAGACGGAACGAATATTTATTACATGAAAGATGCTTCAATCTATAAAACACCTATTGCAACACCGTCTTTTTCAACGACACCCATTGCAACGGCACCTATTACTGTAACCGGCTATGGTGCTGCTTACGGATTTAATATTGTCAACAATACGATTTATGTAGCTGATCCTAAAGGATATATTGCACCGGGAAAAATTTATACATATGATTTACAGGGAACCTTACAAAACACTTTCACAGTGACCATGCTGCCTAATCAAATCATTGCCTACAACAACAGTGCACCGCCGTCACTTTCAACAGTGGAAAATACAAAAGCTTCTAAATTGTCTTTATATCCCAATCCGGCAAACAGCAAATTCTTTGTACAAGGTTTAAACAGCGGAAATATTCAGGTGTATGATGCTAACGGAAGAAAGGTCATCAACGCACAATATACCCAAAACGGAATTGATATAAACACACTTCCTAAAGGTACTTATATTGTAAAAATTACCGATAAGAGCACTAACTTCACTGAAAAACTAATCATCAAATAA
- a CDS encoding DUF1599 domain-containing protein, with protein MLKTSVQFEKIISQCRDLFSKKLQDYGAAWRVLRPSSITDQIYIKVNRIRTLQMTDKKMVDESEEDEFIAIVNYSIIGLIQLEKGFSNDFNENKEEILVLYDKYASEAKALMERKNHDYGEAWRDMRISSITDLIYQKVLRTKQIEDNQGQAIVSEGLDANYFDMLNYAVFCLIKFSEKENQFEPKTI; from the coding sequence ATGCTAAAAACGTCAGTACAATTCGAGAAAATTATCAGTCAGTGCCGTGATCTTTTCAGTAAAAAGCTGCAGGATTATGGGGCAGCATGGAGGGTGTTGAGGCCCAGTTCCATTACGGACCAGATTTATATCAAAGTCAATAGAATCCGTACCCTTCAGATGACCGATAAAAAGATGGTGGATGAAAGTGAAGAAGATGAATTTATTGCCATTGTCAACTATTCTATTATCGGGCTTATCCAACTTGAGAAAGGCTTTTCCAATGATTTTAATGAAAATAAGGAGGAAATTTTAGTCCTTTACGATAAATATGCCAGCGAAGCAAAAGCTTTAATGGAAAGAAAAAATCATGATTATGGTGAGGCATGGAGAGATATGAGAATATCTTCCATTACTGATCTTATTTATCAAAAAGTATTGAGAACGAAACAGATTGAAGACAACCAGGGGCAGGCAATTGTTTCTGAAGGCCTGGATGCCAACTATTTCGATATGCTGAATTACGCTGTTTTCTGCCTGATCAAGTTCTCTGAAAAAGAAAACCAATTCGAACCCAAAACTATTTAA
- the tpiA gene encoding triose-phosphate isomerase, giving the protein MRRKIVAGNWKMNKNVIDAQQLMIQLLSYKNNNATNCEVWIAPPSLYLMMAKDIFENDEIGVFSQDMSEHESGAYTGEISADMLESIDVNGSLIGHSERRQYHGETDSHCNRKIKLALDKGLTPIYCNGETLEQRKAGQHLEVVKNQTEVALFTLSAEEIKKVVIAYEPVWAIGTGETASPEQAQEIHAHIRNIIATKYGQEVADEVSILYGGSVKPDNAKEIFSQPDIDGGLIGGAALKLEDFSKIIEAFN; this is encoded by the coding sequence ATGAGAAGAAAGATCGTAGCAGGAAACTGGAAAATGAACAAAAATGTAATTGATGCCCAACAATTGATGATTCAGTTACTAAGCTATAAAAACAATAATGCTACCAACTGCGAAGTGTGGATTGCTCCGCCTTCTTTATACCTGATGATGGCGAAAGACATTTTTGAAAATGATGAAATCGGGGTATTTTCCCAGGATATGAGCGAGCATGAAAGTGGTGCTTACACCGGAGAAATTTCTGCAGATATGCTGGAATCTATTGATGTAAACGGTTCATTGATCGGCCACTCTGAAAGAAGACAATATCACGGAGAAACAGATTCACACTGCAACAGAAAAATCAAGTTGGCATTAGACAAAGGGCTTACTCCTATCTATTGCAACGGAGAAACCCTTGAGCAAAGAAAAGCAGGGCAGCATCTGGAAGTCGTAAAAAACCAAACTGAAGTAGCTTTGTTTACTCTTTCGGCTGAAGAAATCAAAAAAGTAGTAATTGCTTACGAACCGGTTTGGGCAATCGGAACAGGAGAAACCGCAAGTCCGGAACAGGCTCAGGAAATCCATGCCCACATCAGAAATATTATTGCAACAAAATACGGACAGGAAGTAGCTGATGAAGTATCTATCCTGTATGGAGGTTCCGTAAAACCGGATAATGCCAAAGAAATATTTTCTCAGCCGGATATTGACGGTGGCCTTATTGGAGGGGCAGCATTAAAGCTGGAAGATTTCTCTAAAATTATTGAGGCATTCAATTAA
- a CDS encoding GxxExxY protein: protein MTENEISYIVRKCVFNVYNQLGPGLLESVYQKILIYELEENGLDVKSEVILPVYYDNKKFDINFKIDILVEDKVILELKSIKELDNVHYKQLYTYLKLSNKKLGLLINFNTSNILDNIKRVVNNL from the coding sequence ATGACAGAAAATGAAATTTCATATATCGTAAGAAAGTGTGTTTTCAATGTTTATAACCAATTAGGCCCTGGTTTACTTGAATCTGTATATCAAAAAATCCTGATTTATGAATTAGAAGAAAATGGCTTAGATGTTAAATCTGAGGTAATACTACCAGTATATTATGATAACAAAAAGTTTGATATTAATTTTAAAATTGACATCTTAGTAGAAGACAAAGTGATCTTAGAATTAAAATCAATAAAGGAGCTGGATAACGTTCATTATAAGCAGCTATACACTTATTTAAAGTTATCAAATAAAAAATTGGGACTGTTAATTAACTTTAATACTTCCAATATTTTAGACAATATAAAAAGAGTTGTAAATAACTTATAA
- the ilvE gene encoding branched-chain-amino-acid transaminase, with translation MYYNDDTVIYFDGNFMKAKEAGMDLYGQSLHYGYSVFEGIKSYSTDHGTRIFKAKEHYERLKRSAELMHIPFDYSVEELTGLTYDLLERNGLSDAYIRPLVTCSPNMSLSKGQKSYLSLLAWEWNNGYLADKMKVMTSEFQRPNPKAFKVEAKVGGHYVNSILACQDARDKGYDEALVLDENGNVAESSGANVFYEKDGVLFTPDKGSILPGITRQTVMEICDQLGIPVKETFFKPEEMRGADAGFFCGTAAEIVALESLDDVPFTRNWEDTASRKVQQAYLKLVRVLSL, from the coding sequence ATGTATTACAACGACGACACGGTCATCTATTTTGATGGAAATTTTATGAAGGCAAAAGAAGCCGGGATGGATCTTTACGGGCAATCTCTTCATTACGGATATTCCGTTTTTGAAGGAATAAAATCTTACAGTACAGATCATGGAACCAGAATTTTTAAGGCTAAAGAACATTATGAAAGATTAAAAAGATCAGCCGAACTAATGCATATTCCGTTTGATTATTCGGTGGAAGAACTTACTGGCCTTACCTACGATTTGTTGGAACGAAACGGGTTATCAGATGCTTACATTCGTCCGTTAGTTACTTGCTCACCCAATATGTCCCTTTCAAAAGGGCAAAAGTCTTATCTCTCTTTACTCGCCTGGGAATGGAATAACGGTTATCTGGCTGATAAAATGAAGGTCATGACTTCAGAATTCCAGCGGCCTAATCCTAAAGCTTTTAAGGTGGAAGCCAAAGTAGGAGGACATTATGTGAATTCTATCCTGGCCTGTCAGGATGCCAGGGACAAAGGCTATGATGAAGCTTTGGTACTGGATGAAAACGGAAATGTTGCAGAGAGTTCGGGAGCCAATGTTTTCTATGAAAAAGACGGTGTCTTATTCACCCCGGACAAAGGGAGCATCCTTCCGGGTATCACAAGGCAAACGGTTATGGAAATCTGCGATCAGCTTGGTATTCCTGTAAAAGAAACATTTTTTAAGCCGGAGGAAATGCGTGGTGCTGATGCTGGCTTTTTCTGTGGTACAGCTGCCGAAATCGTTGCACTGGAGTCCCTGGATGATGTTCCTTTTACCAGAAACTGGGAAGATACAGCAAGCAGAAAAGTCCAACAGGCGTATTTGAAACTTGTAAGAGTTTTGTCATTGTAA
- a CDS encoding DUF6058 family natural product biosynthesis protein → MEQNFEYINKNYITEEKLCSITGITKDDLSGLIQNQLVPDASYTVTRSIKITSPLKDEFQSEIAERYFSKSCISIVEKNKELKDSRQYKAEFKEKFSQLLMRHPDKNFAYHNIFSNESPDQEKLNEVFESEWNAYCEGIYGICTLNSTEEEIVKKEIAVKKLMQFNTEFSQKPLNTNEIEELLRLNDEFNEVANRFAPYQRDSSSRGKYLDKILENNNLDYLVKKY, encoded by the coding sequence ATGGAACAAAATTTTGAATATATTAATAAGAATTATATTACGGAAGAAAAATTATGCAGCATAACAGGCATCACAAAAGATGATCTATCAGGACTTATCCAAAATCAACTGGTTCCCGACGCTTCCTATACCGTTACCCGCAGTATAAAGATCACTTCTCCTCTTAAGGATGAATTTCAGAGTGAAATAGCAGAAAGGTACTTCAGCAAAAGCTGCATTTCAATAGTTGAAAAGAATAAGGAGTTAAAAGACAGCCGGCAATATAAGGCAGAATTTAAAGAAAAATTCAGCCAGCTTTTAATGCGCCATCCTGATAAGAATTTTGCTTATCACAATATTTTCAGCAATGAATCTCCGGACCAGGAAAAGCTCAATGAAGTTTTTGAAAGCGAATGGAATGCCTATTGTGAAGGAATATATGGAATCTGTACTCTGAACTCAACCGAGGAAGAAATTGTAAAAAAGGAAATTGCTGTAAAAAAACTGATGCAATTCAATACCGAATTTTCTCAAAAACCTCTTAATACAAACGAAATTGAAGAATTACTCAGGCTGAATGATGAATTCAATGAAGTGGCCAACCGATTTGCCCCTTATCAGAGAGATTCAAGCAGCAGAGGAAAATATCTTGATAAAATATTAGAAAACAATAATTTAGATTATTTAGTAAAGAAATATTAA
- a CDS encoding S9 family peptidase — protein sequence MKKIYLGLLVMSTATFQSQKFPDLKAPVAEKQEHIRDIHGDKVNDPYYWMIDYFKKGRDSTKVVEYLKAENKYWEAMMKDTESFREKLFQEMKARIKEKDESVPVFKNGYYYYSRTEAGKQYFKYCRKKGSLTAPEEILLDVDQLAEGHPYYSASGFSISPDNTKMIYGVDDVSRRQYKLFLKDLSTGKTTDLGIKNTTGSATWANDNKTIFYTSKNPETLLTEKIFRHTLGTDAAKDVLVYEEKDKTNYIGVGKSKNQKFIMIDSQSTTSSETRYLDADDPNGTFKVFQPRMKDVLYEVTPLEDKFLITTNKDALNFKVVEAPLNKTEVENWKDFIPHRKDVLIQGISEFKNYLVFSERQNGLSQLVIYDRKTGKKEFLKFDEPTYTVYPSGNPEYNTDNFRFGYTSMITPSSQFEQDLKTGKRTLLKQQEVLGGYNRTNYTTERLFATAKDGTRIPISIVYKKGFKKDGNSPLLLYAYGSYGSSMDATFNSNRLSLLDRGFAYAIAHIRGGQEMGRQWYEDGKMMKKKNTFTDFIDAGEYLVKEKYTSPKHLYAQGGSAGGLLMGAIINMSPDLWNGVISQVPFVDVVNTMLDASIPLTTNEYDEWGNPGNKEAYFYMKSYSPYENIEKKNYPNLLVTTGLHDSQVQYFEPAKWVAKLRDMKTDNNVLLLKTDMDYGHGGASGRFDYLKDIALVYAFMFKLEGINQ from the coding sequence ATGAAAAAAATTTATTTAGGATTATTAGTAATGAGTACAGCTACATTCCAGTCTCAGAAATTTCCGGATCTGAAAGCTCCTGTTGCAGAAAAGCAGGAACATATAAGGGATATACACGGTGATAAGGTCAATGATCCTTATTACTGGATGATTGATTATTTCAAAAAAGGAAGAGACTCTACTAAAGTCGTTGAGTATTTAAAGGCAGAAAACAAGTATTGGGAGGCCATGATGAAAGATACCGAGTCTTTCAGGGAAAAGCTTTTCCAGGAGATGAAAGCCAGAATCAAGGAAAAGGATGAATCTGTTCCTGTATTTAAAAACGGGTATTATTATTACAGCAGGACAGAAGCGGGAAAACAATATTTCAAGTACTGCAGAAAAAAAGGAAGCCTTACCGCACCGGAAGAAATTTTGCTGGACGTGGATCAACTGGCTGAAGGACATCCTTATTATTCCGCATCAGGATTCAGCATCAGCCCGGACAATACCAAAATGATCTATGGCGTGGATGACGTTTCAAGGAGGCAATATAAACTATTTTTAAAAGATTTGTCCACCGGGAAAACAACGGACCTTGGAATTAAAAATACTACAGGATCTGCAACATGGGCCAATGATAATAAAACCATCTTCTATACCTCTAAAAATCCTGAAACCCTCTTAACGGAAAAGATTTTCAGACACACTCTAGGAACGGATGCTGCTAAAGATGTTCTTGTGTACGAAGAAAAAGACAAAACCAATTATATTGGAGTTGGCAAATCCAAGAATCAGAAATTCATCATGATTGATTCGCAGTCTACCACTTCTTCTGAAACAAGATATCTGGACGCTGATGATCCCAACGGGACTTTCAAGGTTTTTCAGCCGAGAATGAAGGATGTCCTTTATGAAGTGACTCCATTGGAGGATAAATTTTTAATCACCACCAATAAGGATGCCCTTAATTTTAAGGTTGTGGAAGCCCCATTAAACAAAACAGAAGTTGAAAACTGGAAGGATTTTATTCCACACAGAAAAGATGTTCTGATACAGGGGATTTCTGAATTTAAGAATTACCTGGTATTCAGTGAAAGACAAAACGGTCTTTCCCAATTGGTGATTTATGACAGGAAAACGGGAAAAAAAGAATTTTTAAAGTTTGATGAACCTACATATACCGTATATCCATCCGGTAACCCTGAATACAATACAGACAACTTCCGTTTCGGCTATACTTCCATGATTACTCCCAGTTCACAATTTGAACAGGATTTAAAAACGGGAAAAAGAACCCTTTTGAAGCAGCAGGAAGTTCTGGGAGGTTATAATAGAACCAATTATACCACTGAAAGACTTTTTGCCACAGCGAAAGACGGAACCCGGATTCCTATTTCAATCGTTTACAAGAAAGGATTCAAAAAGGATGGTAACAGCCCGTTATTGCTGTATGCTTACGGCTCATACGGAAGTTCAATGGATGCTACATTCAACAGTAACAGGCTCAGTCTGCTGGACCGGGGCTTTGCCTATGCCATTGCCCATATCCGCGGAGGTCAGGAAATGGGAAGGCAGTGGTATGAAGACGGTAAAATGATGAAAAAGAAAAATACTTTTACTGATTTCATTGATGCCGGGGAATATCTGGTTAAAGAAAAATATACTTCTCCAAAACATTTGTATGCCCAAGGAGGAAGCGCCGGAGGCCTTTTAATGGGAGCAATAATCAATATGAGTCCTGATCTTTGGAATGGGGTAATCTCACAGGTCCCTTTTGTGGATGTTGTGAATACCATGCTGGATGCCAGTATTCCATTAACAACCAACGAGTATGATGAGTGGGGAAATCCCGGTAACAAAGAGGCTTATTTCTATATGAAGTCTTATTCTCCTTATGAAAATATAGAGAAAAAGAATTACCCCAATCTATTGGTAACAACAGGTCTGCATGATTCCCAGGTACAGTATTTTGAGCCGGCCAAATGGGTTGCCAAATTACGGGATATGAAAACCGACAACAATGTATTATTATTAAAAACCGATATGGATTATGGTCATGGCGGGGCTTCCGGAAGGTTTGATTACCTGAAGGATATTGCTTTGGTGTATGCGTTCATGTTTAAACTGGAAGGGATAAATCAGTAA